In Microbacterium binotii, one DNA window encodes the following:
- a CDS encoding type II secretion system F family protein, whose product MTVLLGALLGAGILLMLAPRLWPARAAADRPVPRRSRGAVVLAEAGFAYLSVSALILACAAAAVLAAAIAWLLTQVPAFALLAALAGAAAPVLWLRGRARRLLKIRRGLWPDICDLLIASVRAGFALPDALASLQTSAPAPLRPAFAGFARDLAASGHFETSLDRVKVALSDPVADRILETLRMARQVGGTELVPVLRSLSSAVRADAAVRAEVDARQSWVRGAAVLGLVAPWVILVLLALRPEGSAAYSSPEGVVLIVVGALVSALAFRMMLAVGRLPEPRRWFG is encoded by the coding sequence ATGACGGTTCTGCTCGGGGCGCTTCTCGGCGCCGGAATCCTGCTCATGCTTGCACCGCGATTGTGGCCCGCGCGCGCCGCGGCCGATCGCCCCGTACCGCGGCGATCTCGGGGCGCGGTCGTCCTGGCAGAAGCGGGCTTCGCGTATCTGTCCGTCAGTGCGCTGATCCTCGCGTGTGCCGCCGCAGCAGTCCTTGCCGCCGCGATCGCGTGGCTGCTGACACAGGTGCCAGCGTTCGCCCTGCTCGCCGCGCTCGCGGGCGCGGCGGCACCCGTGCTGTGGCTCCGCGGCCGAGCCCGCCGGCTCCTCAAGATCCGGCGGGGACTCTGGCCGGACATCTGCGACCTGCTCATCGCATCCGTGCGGGCCGGCTTTGCGCTGCCGGACGCGCTCGCCTCGCTGCAGACATCCGCACCCGCGCCCTTGCGGCCGGCCTTCGCGGGTTTCGCAAGGGACCTCGCCGCATCCGGTCACTTCGAGACCAGTCTCGATCGCGTGAAGGTCGCGTTGTCCGACCCGGTGGCCGACCGCATCCTGGAGACCCTGCGGATGGCGCGCCAGGTGGGCGGAACCGAGTTGGTGCCCGTCCTGCGGTCGTTGTCGAGCGCGGTACGAGCGGATGCGGCGGTGCGCGCCGAAGTGGACGCGCGCCAGTCGTGGGTGCGAGGCGCTGCGGTACTGGGGCTCGTCGCACCGTGGGTGATCCTCGTGCTGCTCGCGCTCCGACCGGAAGGCTCCGCCGCGTACTCGAGCCCGGAAGGAGTCGTGCTGATCGTCGTCGGCGCACTCGTCTCGGCCCTCGCATTCCGCATGATGCTCGCGGTCGGCCGACTCCCCGAGCCGCGGAGGTGGTTCGGATGA
- a CDS encoding type II secretion system F family protein codes for MTPAGVTQVALAVLLGGALGAGISLILWATPRWRAVSLGRRIAPYLRDVADPRGLTPLHAPVRDAGEELVRRLGARVGGAADLEVRLRRAGWAMDAAAFRARQLSCAVVGLVTGAVLVVALVVAGSFAPAVGVLPLLGAAAGAIGYDLRLGAAVRARAARAAEELPTILEFLALCLAAGESAFDAIRRVSAVGSGEIVTELRRAVLDVGTGSSLSDALASVGRAIDTPAVSRSIDQIVAAIDRGAPLAQVLQAQAADAREDAKRVLIEKAGRKEIYMLLPVN; via the coding sequence ATGACCCCTGCCGGCGTCACCCAGGTCGCCCTCGCGGTGCTCCTCGGCGGGGCGCTGGGTGCGGGGATCTCACTGATCCTCTGGGCGACGCCGCGATGGCGTGCGGTGTCGCTCGGGCGCCGCATCGCACCGTACCTGCGCGACGTCGCCGACCCGCGCGGACTGACGCCGCTGCACGCACCCGTGCGCGACGCGGGGGAGGAGCTGGTGCGCCGACTGGGTGCTCGCGTGGGCGGTGCGGCCGATCTCGAGGTGCGGCTCCGACGTGCCGGATGGGCGATGGATGCGGCGGCCTTCCGCGCGCGCCAGCTGAGCTGCGCCGTCGTCGGACTCGTCACCGGGGCGGTCCTGGTTGTGGCGCTTGTCGTCGCCGGCTCCTTCGCCCCCGCGGTCGGCGTCCTTCCTCTGCTCGGAGCCGCGGCGGGGGCGATCGGCTACGACCTGCGTCTCGGTGCGGCCGTCCGGGCGCGCGCGGCGCGGGCGGCGGAGGAGCTGCCCACCATCCTGGAGTTCCTCGCGCTGTGCCTCGCCGCCGGAGAGAGCGCGTTCGACGCGATCCGACGCGTCTCGGCCGTCGGCTCCGGCGAGATCGTGACAGAGTTGCGCCGCGCGGTGCTGGATGTCGGAACGGGGTCGTCGTTGAGTGACGCGCTCGCCTCCGTCGGGCGGGCGATCGACACTCCCGCCGTCTCCCGCAGCATCGACCAGATCGTCGCGGCCATCGACCGCGGGGCACCGCTCGCGCAGGTTCTCCAGGCTCAGGCGGCCGACGCGCGCGAGGACGCCAAGCGCGTGCTCATCGAGAAGGCCGGCCGCAAAGAGATCTACATGCTGCTGCCTGTCAACTAG
- a CDS encoding NYN domain-containing protein encodes MASAHLFIDYQNTHITGWENYAPWNTKPHEHLVHPGRFATEIEAQWLAQVGEDITIAQIHVFRGLADPRKQSTLNSAAQRQHRMWQLDPRTSVHTRALRYPRDWPTSKAQEKGVDVMLALAVVRCALARSCDRVLVSTRDTDILPAIDMAEVEHPGALGLVSWDATGALKPTNVTPTVLLDAGSFAKSEDPNTY; translated from the coding sequence GTGGCATCGGCGCATCTGTTCATTGATTACCAGAACACCCACATCACGGGGTGGGAGAACTATGCCCCATGGAACACGAAGCCCCATGAACACCTCGTGCACCCCGGCCGCTTCGCTACGGAGATCGAGGCGCAATGGCTCGCGCAAGTTGGCGAGGACATCACGATCGCCCAGATCCACGTGTTCCGAGGATTAGCGGATCCTCGCAAGCAGAGCACGTTGAACTCGGCTGCCCAGCGTCAGCACAGGATGTGGCAACTCGATCCGCGCACATCCGTGCACACCCGGGCGCTGCGCTATCCTCGCGACTGGCCAACGTCTAAGGCGCAGGAGAAGGGCGTCGACGTGATGCTCGCACTCGCGGTTGTCCGTTGCGCGCTAGCACGGTCATGCGATCGTGTGCTCGTCTCGACACGCGACACTGACATTCTTCCTGCGATCGATATGGCAGAAGTTGAGCATCCCGGAGCTCTCGGATTGGTCTCGTGGGACGCAACCGGAGCCCTTAAGCCCACTAACGTGACCCCGACAGTCCTTCTCGACGCAGGTTCTTTCGCTAAGTCAGAGGACCCCAACACCTACTAG
- a CDS encoding SHOCT domain-containing protein, protein MSAAGYDRLSEHGAGKLIMGTPAGWYANGEHWETYWDGSSWTDQHRPRATTVPQPVADSATAEETPAEADLQAGDGKTEPLLAFVSHIEGKNARVYVWPDRVEWDRKGFLSTGAKTGMAVATVGLSYFATGFTRKQSTEVIPVKSIMSVTTKRGMGFQTKLQVITSGNTIDMRIAHKEAEQVRTVLMQLISGSHPSQPQLSEAAVPSFAAASVSSSPDIAAQLTQLASLRDAGILTEDEFKAKKTELLSRL, encoded by the coding sequence ATGAGCGCGGCGGGGTACGACCGCCTTTCTGAGCATGGGGCAGGGAAGTTGATCATGGGGACGCCGGCAGGTTGGTACGCGAACGGGGAACACTGGGAGACCTACTGGGACGGGTCGAGTTGGACAGACCAGCATCGGCCGCGAGCAACGACGGTTCCGCAACCCGTTGCAGACTCCGCCACCGCCGAGGAGACACCCGCCGAGGCCGACCTGCAGGCGGGTGACGGCAAAACGGAGCCGCTGCTAGCGTTCGTCTCACACATCGAGGGCAAGAACGCGCGCGTCTATGTCTGGCCCGATCGGGTCGAGTGGGATCGCAAGGGTTTCCTGTCGACCGGCGCGAAGACTGGCATGGCCGTCGCGACGGTTGGGCTCTCGTACTTCGCGACCGGCTTCACACGGAAGCAGTCGACCGAAGTAATCCCCGTGAAGTCGATCATGTCCGTGACGACCAAGCGCGGGATGGGTTTCCAGACCAAGCTGCAGGTCATAACGTCGGGCAACACAATCGATATGCGCATCGCCCACAAGGAAGCTGAGCAAGTGCGGACCGTACTGATGCAGCTGATCTCCGGGTCACACCCGTCGCAGCCGCAGCTGAGTGAGGCCGCGGTTCCGAGCTTCGCCGCAGCATCGGTCTCGTCTTCTCCGGACATCGCCGCGCAACTCACCCAGCTCGCGAGCCTCCGCGATGCTGGCATCCTTACCGAGGATGAGTTCAAGGCAAAGAAGACAGAGTTGCTCTCTCGACTCTGA
- a CDS encoding helix-turn-helix domain-containing protein, which translates to MSGLGFNDANWAYALTGLQQMQKVVLVAVCHRTDDKTHETFVGQQTIATMIGASVSTVMRALNVLEQAGVIERRRRNGAGGYRTSDLIIVNRAYTPESPEGAAPTRQNSYQDDSTNLTVTAPRPTRHSDGAEEINQRDQSKDQSVSCADAFDRAWKQWPKKVNRKAAFVAFTRAARSRSVSELEADVTRFGTAYARTATDAQYVPHLSSWLDGERWTDDIPASRLTRRLDVIATLANMDARDAAGKTIGSCEAGMHRLLDDGTCTRCEYRSPVEVFEDGRPF; encoded by the coding sequence GTGAGCGGTTTGGGCTTCAACGACGCGAACTGGGCGTACGCGCTCACAGGCCTTCAGCAGATGCAGAAGGTCGTACTCGTGGCGGTGTGTCATCGCACTGATGACAAGACACATGAGACCTTCGTCGGCCAGCAGACGATCGCGACGATGATCGGCGCCTCCGTCTCAACTGTCATGCGAGCGCTGAACGTGCTCGAGCAAGCCGGCGTCATCGAGCGCCGCCGCCGTAACGGCGCAGGCGGATATCGCACGTCAGATCTGATCATCGTGAATCGTGCCTACACGCCGGAGAGCCCAGAAGGCGCTGCGCCTACTAGGCAGAACTCCTACCAGGACGACAGCACGAACCTAACCGTCACAGCGCCGCGACCTACCCGTCACAGTGACGGTGCAGAAGAGATCAATCAGAGGGATCAATCAAAAGATCAATCAGTCTCTTGTGCGGATGCATTTGATCGGGCGTGGAAGCAATGGCCGAAGAAGGTGAACCGGAAGGCCGCGTTCGTCGCGTTCACCAGGGCAGCAAGGAGCCGGTCTGTCAGCGAGCTCGAGGCTGACGTGACGCGCTTCGGAACCGCCTACGCGCGAACAGCGACGGATGCCCAGTACGTGCCCCACCTGAGCTCATGGTTGGACGGCGAGCGGTGGACTGACGATATCCCTGCGTCCCGTCTGACGCGCAGGCTGGACGTCATCGCGACCCTGGCGAACATGGACGCGCGAGATGCCGCCGGCAAGACGATCGGCAGCTGTGAGGCCGGCATGCATCGTCTGCTGGACGACGGCACCTGCACACGATGCGAGTACCGCTCCCCCGTCGAGGTCTTCGAGGACGGGAGGCCGTTCTGA